A stretch of the Clostridium fungisolvens genome encodes the following:
- the mvk gene encoding mevalonate kinase translates to MSTVSTRTAICESHSKLILVGEHAVVYGKPAIAMPFPLKVRVTIQKAVGPIMFESSIYTGPIDSMTVKMKGIKACIEESLRCVDQPFANLRIRIDSAIPLGRGLGSSAAIAIAIVRSIFSLFQQGLSEEHLFSLVQIAETYAHGKPSGIDTAAEISEYPIWFQKGKEIVPLVIGIPLYIVVADTGRNGDTHTAVDNVRKMYVSETEKVQNSLDEIGTIGELAREALLKGDVYLLGNLLYRNHEELKILGVSDGELNNLVEIARNAGALGAKLTGGGLGGCILALGESLEHAEVIATQLMDSGVSNVWYFSTEENILYSLK, encoded by the coding sequence ATGAGTACAGTTTCTACTAGGACAGCCATCTGCGAGTCACATAGTAAGTTGATTTTAGTTGGTGAACATGCAGTTGTTTATGGAAAGCCAGCTATAGCTATGCCATTTCCATTAAAGGTAAGAGTAACGATTCAAAAAGCAGTTGGCCCAATTATGTTTGAATCTTCTATTTATACTGGTCCTATTGATAGCATGACAGTGAAAATGAAAGGAATAAAGGCTTGCATAGAGGAATCATTAAGATGCGTAGATCAACCTTTTGCAAATTTACGAATCAGAATTGATTCTGCTATACCACTAGGTCGTGGACTGGGGTCTAGTGCAGCAATTGCAATTGCTATAGTAAGGAGCATATTCTCTTTATTTCAACAAGGGCTTTCAGAAGAGCATTTATTTTCTCTTGTTCAGATTGCTGAAACCTATGCACATGGTAAACCAAGTGGCATTGATACAGCTGCAGAAATAAGTGAGTACCCAATATGGTTTCAGAAGGGAAAAGAGATAGTTCCTTTGGTTATAGGAATTCCTTTATATATAGTTGTTGCTGATACTGGTAGAAATGGTGATACACATACTGCTGTTGATAATGTTAGGAAAATGTATGTATCTGAAACTGAGAAAGTTCAAAATTCATTAGATGAAATAGGAACAATTGGAGAATTAGCAAGGGAAGCACTCCTTAAAGGGGATGTATATTTACTTGGAAACTTGCTTTATCGCAATCATGAAGAACTTAAAATTCTTGGGGTCAGTGATGGTGAATTAAATAATTTAGTTGAGATAGCTCGAAATGCAGGTGCTTTGGGGGCAAAGCTAACAGGAGGAGGTCTAGGCGGATGCATATTAGCTCTTGGGGAAAGTTTAGAGCATGCAGAGGTGATAGCAACACAATTGATGGATTCAGGAGTTTCTAATGTGTGGTACTTTTCAACTGAAGAAAATATCTTGTATAGTCTAAAGTAG
- the ald gene encoding alanine dehydrogenase, which translates to MIIGLVKEIKNNENRVGLTPSGVSALVKRGHKVLVEKSAGIGSGFEDDQYAKAGADLIHEKASIFNNSDVIVKVKEPLEEEYDLFKEGQTLYTYLHLAANLKLTKALLKKKVIGIAYETVQLKNGKLPLLVPMSEIAGRMSVQIGANLLQKYNGGSGILLGGVPGVMPGEVVIIGGGIVGTNAAKIACGLGALVTILDINNERLAYLDDIFFGRVTTLTCNEYNVAKAVEKADLLIGAVLVAGASAPKIVTKEMVKSMKKGSVIVDVAIDQGGSIETIDRVTTHDNPCYEKYGIVHYSVANMPGAVPRTSTLALESATLPYLIELADNGVREAMIKDEALLFGLNTYLGSITCEAVAESLKLPYTNPEDLFK; encoded by the coding sequence ATGATTATCGGGCTTGTTAAGGAGATAAAAAATAATGAGAATAGAGTAGGCCTTACACCTAGTGGAGTTTCTGCACTGGTAAAACGAGGGCATAAGGTTTTAGTAGAAAAATCAGCAGGAATAGGCAGTGGTTTTGAAGATGATCAGTATGCAAAGGCTGGTGCGGATTTAATTCATGAAAAGGCCTCTATATTTAATAATTCTGATGTAATTGTAAAAGTTAAGGAGCCGCTAGAAGAGGAATATGATTTATTCAAAGAAGGACAAACGTTATATACCTACTTACATCTTGCAGCAAATCTAAAGCTTACTAAAGCCTTGTTAAAGAAAAAAGTGATAGGAATTGCCTATGAAACTGTACAATTGAAGAACGGAAAACTCCCACTACTGGTACCAATGAGTGAAATAGCAGGAAGAATGTCAGTACAAATTGGAGCCAACTTACTTCAAAAGTATAACGGAGGATCAGGTATATTACTAGGAGGGGTTCCTGGAGTAATGCCAGGTGAGGTAGTTATAATTGGAGGAGGTATAGTTGGAACCAATGCTGCTAAGATAGCTTGTGGATTAGGTGCATTGGTAACGATACTTGATATCAATAATGAAAGATTAGCTTATCTCGATGATATATTTTTTGGACGAGTTACCACTTTAACCTGTAATGAATATAATGTGGCTAAAGCTGTTGAGAAAGCAGATTTATTAATAGGAGCTGTTTTAGTTGCTGGAGCAAGTGCGCCTAAAATTGTAACGAAAGAAATGGTTAAATCAATGAAAAAAGGGTCAGTTATTGTAGATGTAGCCATTGATCAAGGTGGCTCTATAGAAACTATTGATAGAGTCACTACACATGATAATCCATGCTATGAGAAATATGGAATCGTTCATTATTCTGTGGCAAATATGCCAGGTGCAGTGCCAAGAACTTCGACCTTGGCATTAGAATCAGCAACGCTACCTTATTTAATAGAGTTAGCGGATAATGGTGTAAGAGAGGCTATGATAAAGGATGAAGCACTTTTGTTTGGTCTTAATACGTATCTTGGCTCAATAACTTGTGAAGCAGTTGCAGAAAGTTTAAAGCTTCCATATACAAATCCAGAAGACTTATTTAAATAA
- a CDS encoding phosphomevalonate kinase — MSYLSYKVRVPGKLMIAGEYAILEPNQKSVVIAVDRYVTACIEPSKQNKISLPKLGLEDIAWEINEGKVRFSIEDPRLDFIENSIFVVNQFLEEKSIKIIPFELQIKSELDDPSTGEKYGLGSSAAVVVAAISAMLAIHSDGKKQPSLDKIFKLSAIAHLKSQKSGSGADIAAAVYGGWLEYSAFMGKRVLSQLEQGIKLVEIVERDWANLSIRKLTPPTSLKLAVGWTKSAVATAPMIRNIQNFREHNLEAYNQFLRESSIAVERLINGFEVNDCIEVINALKQNRKVLQKLGENARTDIETEKLKILCTIAEKFGGGKSSGAGGGDCGIAFLRDDIYKKNLYDEWEKASIKPLALNISEDGVLVRENDSKLSFF; from the coding sequence ATGTCTTATCTAAGTTATAAAGTAAGAGTACCAGGTAAGCTTATGATTGCAGGTGAATATGCTATACTTGAACCAAATCAGAAGTCTGTGGTAATTGCAGTTGATAGGTATGTAACAGCTTGTATTGAACCATCTAAGCAAAATAAAATCTCCCTTCCAAAACTAGGATTAGAAGATATTGCCTGGGAAATAAATGAGGGGAAAGTTCGATTTAGTATTGAGGATCCACGACTAGACTTTATAGAAAACTCAATTTTTGTAGTGAATCAATTTTTAGAGGAAAAATCAATTAAAATTATCCCATTTGAGTTGCAGATTAAAAGTGAACTTGATGATCCTTCAACAGGGGAAAAGTATGGATTAGGTTCAAGTGCAGCAGTTGTAGTCGCTGCAATTTCAGCAATGTTAGCGATACATAGTGATGGGAAAAAGCAGCCTTCACTTGATAAAATTTTTAAACTTTCAGCAATAGCTCATCTAAAATCCCAAAAGAGTGGTTCAGGAGCTGATATTGCTGCTGCTGTTTATGGAGGTTGGCTTGAATATTCAGCATTTATGGGGAAACGGGTATTAAGTCAATTAGAGCAAGGGATAAAGCTAGTAGAAATAGTAGAAAGGGATTGGGCAAATTTATCTATTAGAAAATTAACTCCTCCAACTTCACTTAAGTTAGCTGTTGGGTGGACAAAATCAGCAGTGGCGACAGCTCCTATGATTAGGAATATACAAAATTTTCGGGAGCATAATTTAGAAGCTTATAACCAGTTTCTAAGAGAAAGCTCTATTGCAGTAGAAAGACTAATAAATGGCTTTGAGGTGAATGATTGCATAGAAGTAATTAATGCTCTTAAGCAGAATCGTAAGGTGCTTCAGAAGTTAGGTGAAAATGCTAGAACTGATATTGAAACAGAAAAGCTGAAAATCTTGTGTACAATCGCAGAAAAGTTTGGAGGTGGTAAATCATCAGGTGCAGGAGGAGGAGACTGTGGAATTGCTTTTCTAAGGGATGATATTTATAAAAAAAATTTATATGATGAATGGGAGAAAGCTAGCATTAAACCTTTAGCCTTAAATATTTCTGAAGATGGAGTTTTAGTAAGAGAAAATGATTCAAAATTGAGTTTTTTCTGA
- a CDS encoding substrate-binding domain-containing protein, with amino-acid sequence MRKKISLMLMIIISLAILSGCSLRNNTVSNKKVKILFTVSNASDAYRKLLAEGAKSYAESKGIEIDVKDAAGVIETQVSQVKEAVSSGYNVIICAPVDPTTALELERIARGVPIVFMNSEPDEKLLEKNKYIYVSSNEEVAGQYQAEYILNYFNNKSDLKVVLLKGEKGHRATKGRTDAVKQTFADKGINAEYVFEDNADWSREKAKEMIKIFLTTGKKFDCIIANNDNMALGAMDALRESNIDPSTVPILGVDATIEACKAIKDGSIQLSVYQSAKGQSISAVEAAVKLGTGNDLTGIENLTSDGKYIWIPFEKVDKANVDKYMN; translated from the coding sequence ATGAGGAAAAAGATATCTTTAATGTTAATGATAATAATTAGTTTAGCTATACTTTCAGGTTGTAGCTTAAGGAACAATACAGTTTCGAATAAGAAAGTTAAGATTTTATTCACTGTTTCCAATGCTTCAGATGCATATCGTAAGCTACTTGCAGAAGGTGCTAAGAGTTATGCGGAAAGTAAAGGGATTGAAATAGATGTCAAGGATGCAGCTGGAGTGATAGAAACTCAAGTGTCTCAAGTAAAAGAAGCTGTTTCAAGTGGCTATAATGTAATTATATGTGCTCCAGTAGATCCAACTACAGCGCTAGAGCTTGAAAGAATTGCAAGAGGAGTACCTATAGTTTTTATGAATAGTGAACCAGATGAAAAGTTGTTAGAAAAGAATAAATATATTTATGTATCTTCAAATGAAGAAGTTGCTGGTCAGTATCAAGCTGAATATATCCTAAATTATTTTAACAATAAGAGTGATCTTAAAGTTGTCTTATTGAAGGGAGAAAAAGGACATAGAGCTACAAAAGGGCGTACAGATGCAGTTAAGCAAACTTTCGCTGATAAAGGTATAAATGCTGAGTATGTATTTGAAGACAATGCAGATTGGAGCAGAGAAAAAGCTAAAGAAATGATTAAAATATTTTTAACTACAGGAAAGAAGTTTGATTGCATAATTGCAAATAATGATAATATGGCACTTGGAGCTATGGATGCTTTAAGAGAGAGTAATATTGATCCTTCAACTGTTCCTATTTTAGGTGTTGATGCTACGATTGAAGCATGTAAAGCTATAAAAGATGGAAGTATTCAACTTTCAGTATACCAGTCTGCTAAAGGACAAAGCATTAGTGCGGTGGAAGCTGCAGTTAAACTAGGAACAGGAAATGATTTAACAGGAATAGAAAATTTAACTAGTGACGGTAAATATATATGGATACCATTTGAAAAAGTAGATAAAGCTAATGTTGATAAATATATGAATTAG
- a CDS encoding HIT family protein, with the protein MEKETCFYCEKDERLDNLMLKVTKLDVSTLYLFKEQTYKGRCVVAYDNHVNELFEISESELALFMKDVATAAKAIKTAFGADKMNLGAYSDKLPHLHFHVVPKYKDGYSWGGTFEMNPANNLKLSDEEYSDIIDTIKANL; encoded by the coding sequence ATGGAAAAAGAGACTTGTTTTTATTGTGAAAAAGATGAAAGATTAGATAATTTGATGTTAAAGGTAACAAAACTTGATGTTTCAACTCTATATCTATTCAAAGAACAAACATATAAAGGCAGATGTGTTGTTGCTTATGATAATCATGTAAATGAATTATTTGAAATAAGCGAAAGTGAACTTGCCTTATTTATGAAAGATGTAGCTACAGCTGCCAAAGCAATAAAGACCGCATTTGGGGCTGATAAGATGAATCTTGGCGCTTATTCAGACAAGCTTCCTCATCTTCACTTCCACGTTGTACCAAAGTATAAAGACGGCTATAGCTGGGGTGGAACTTTCGAAATGAATCCTGCAAACAATCTTAAGCTAAGCGATGAAGAATACTCAGATATAATTGATACAATAAAGGCAAATCTGTAA
- a CDS encoding methyl-accepting chemotaxis protein: protein MNTTQKKSKSSIKIKLLAIIIPLMAMAVSSLIVISYTKSKNIITNSANDLLETSSKKQVNQIESWLNENLASFSSVKASIENTQLNDSQLQSLLNNSYGYNSNYPEGFYIADENGRLLKAEKSNKSNKDVLDSTWYKQGITRINMAFGTPYKNTEGKNIISASGILNDKSGKIKVLSVDLSLDKISIIVNSLTDMKNSESLLVDKNDKTILAYGDSALISTRLDSNNDNKFLKGVAEKLDKREYNSVELDNNMVAFKQVEGTNWILVSYVPTKSILAELLKLRTFMIIIAIISILILAALVERVVQIVIKPIKKLTNTIVAMTHGDFTVDVELKGNDEISVMLESVKEFITVMRSMINNISIMSANLNVQAEGSNAISKELYDSSKIQSQSMESLNLTVEQLASSVSEVAQNTTTLANVVSTTREDSINVNEKMKETISISEKGRQDMEKVNIAMANIRDSIRSLEDAIGNVGKSSTEITNIVNVIGSIAEQTNLLSLNASIEAARAGEAGKGFAVVAMEIGKLAKTSSDSVKDISELVSGINGLVSDTVSQARESAGHIAESSYLISGSADTFDSIFDMINETNKLIQGMIDKIGNLDEVAASVAAIAEEQAASSEEILATSEVMVTQANSTTQNSEKVALDAETLAATADELGKQVKIFKL, encoded by the coding sequence ATGAATACAACACAAAAGAAAAGTAAGAGTTCTATCAAGATAAAACTACTTGCAATTATTATTCCGCTTATGGCTATGGCTGTTTCATCGCTTATTGTAATATCCTATACTAAATCAAAAAACATTATTACAAATTCAGCAAATGATCTTTTAGAGACATCTAGTAAGAAGCAAGTTAATCAAATTGAGTCTTGGCTAAATGAAAATTTAGCATCATTTAGTTCCGTTAAAGCTTCAATTGAGAACACACAACTAAATGACAGCCAATTGCAAAGTTTATTAAATAATTCTTATGGGTATAACAGCAATTATCCAGAAGGATTTTACATTGCTGATGAAAATGGAAGGTTATTAAAGGCAGAAAAGTCTAACAAATCTAATAAGGATGTTTTAGATTCAACTTGGTACAAACAGGGAATTACACGAATTAACATGGCATTTGGTACACCTTATAAGAATACAGAAGGTAAAAATATTATTAGCGCATCAGGTATATTGAATGATAAATCAGGTAAAATAAAGGTGCTTTCAGTTGACCTTTCTTTGGATAAGATATCAATAATAGTAAACTCATTGACAGATATGAAGAATTCAGAATCATTGCTAGTAGATAAAAACGATAAAACAATATTGGCGTATGGTGATAGTGCACTTATCTCAACCAGGCTTGATTCAAATAATGATAACAAGTTTTTAAAGGGAGTTGCAGAAAAGTTAGATAAGAGAGAGTACAATTCAGTAGAATTAGATAATAATATGGTTGCGTTTAAGCAAGTGGAAGGAACTAACTGGATACTTGTATCCTATGTTCCAACAAAATCTATCTTAGCAGAACTATTAAAACTTCGTACTTTTATGATTATAATCGCAATAATATCTATTTTAATCTTGGCAGCTCTAGTAGAAAGAGTAGTACAGATCGTAATAAAACCAATTAAGAAGCTTACAAACACTATTGTTGCAATGACTCATGGTGATTTTACTGTTGATGTAGAGTTAAAGGGAAATGATGAAATTTCAGTTATGTTAGAAAGTGTAAAAGAATTCATAACTGTCATGAGAAGTATGATAAATAATATTAGTATTATGTCAGCTAATTTAAATGTACAAGCTGAGGGAAGTAATGCAATTTCTAAAGAGTTATACGACTCATCAAAGATTCAATCGCAATCGATGGAGAGTCTAAACCTTACCGTAGAGCAGTTAGCAAGTTCAGTGAGTGAGGTAGCACAAAATACAACTACATTAGCAAATGTGGTTTCTACAACAAGAGAAGACAGTATTAATGTAAATGAAAAGATGAAAGAAACAATTAGTATTTCGGAAAAAGGGCGACAAGATATGGAGAAGGTAAATATAGCTATGGCAAACATAAGGGATTCAATAAGGTCTCTTGAAGATGCTATAGGGAATGTAGGAAAATCTTCAACTGAAATAACTAATATTGTTAATGTCATCGGAAGCATTGCAGAACAGACAAATCTACTATCATTAAATGCATCCATAGAGGCTGCAAGAGCAGGGGAAGCAGGAAAAGGTTTTGCAGTTGTTGCTATGGAAATTGGAAAGTTAGCAAAAACAAGCTCAGATTCAGTTAAAGATATCTCAGAGCTTGTAAGTGGAATAAATGGACTTGTTTCAGATACTGTAAGTCAAGCTCGTGAAAGTGCAGGGCATATAGCTGAGAGCAGTTACTTAATAAGTGGTTCTGCAGATACCTTTGATAGCATTTTCGATATGATTAATGAAACAAACAAGCTAATACAAGGTATGATTGATAAAATAGGCAATTTAGATGAAGTTGCTGCATCAGTAGCAGCTATAGCTGAAGAACAAGCAGCAAGTTCAGAAGAAATTTTGGCTACTTCTGAAGTAATGGTTACTCAGGCAAATAGTACCACTCAAAATAGTGAAAAGGTAGCACTTGATGCTGAAACGTTAGCAGCTACAGCTGATGAGCTTGGTAAGCAAGTTAAGATATTTAAGTTGTAA
- a CDS encoding aspartyl-phosphate phosphatase Spo0E family protein: MAELEDLLKDIDKLRERLQLLIEKKQWNLVDAEVVAASKALNFALNQYNMFLKEKIGE, from the coding sequence ATGGCAGAATTAGAAGATTTATTGAAGGATATTGATAAATTAAGAGAAAGGCTACAGCTTCTAATTGAAAAAAAGCAATGGAATTTAGTTGATGCTGAAGTTGTAGCAGCAAGTAAAGCTCTGAATTTTGCTTTAAATCAGTATAATATGTTTTTAAAAGAAAAGATTGGTGAATAA
- a CDS encoding tripartite tricarboxylate transporter permease, translated as MTIILILQMILAAVIAAIIYTVIGAAPGTDETATIAPVTLVLVLSGLQPVVILSFFISAIVASKLTDAIPVSIAGIPAGVMSTPMIEHAMVLKKFGLTDTSIRKMASGSIIGTIVSVPVSLLLAHALIPFATVIRQYGDPVFFVGAIFLALMSKNKWGALVAIVPFALLIQGLRYLYWGMGVVPKGTNVSISFFLGITIGPVILTLFELLNKGKRDSLKRFEKKEIYFKKAEKIKTVPNPFKILTRKETAYSAITSLIGSLTFILSPVGLTTFLGELFSSRTKDPVEKASLAISCMEALAHATYISGTLIPLIALGIPLSPMSLGPANPLFNAPPVYTLKNNMHHLLSNSDYVWATLIGAIVALVITYYITVKYSEQICRFVFTKIPHEAMLGLFFSLVLLLAYIDAGFVNIAGVLLIGIVGGILYRLGVNYGVQFMILYSAPWIITKLTGI; from the coding sequence ATGACTATTATTTTAATTCTGCAAATGATTTTAGCAGCTGTTATCGCAGCAATTATATATACTGTTATTGGTGCAGCCCCAGGCACAGATGAAACTGCAACCATTGCGCCAGTAACACTGGTATTGGTTTTGTCAGGGCTACAGCCTGTAGTAATATTATCTTTCTTTATATCGGCAATTGTAGCAAGTAAATTAACTGATGCCATACCAGTTTCCATAGCTGGAATCCCAGCTGGAGTTATGTCTACGCCAATGATAGAACATGCTATGGTGCTCAAGAAGTTTGGGCTAACAGATACAAGCATTAGAAAGATGGCTTCAGGCTCTATCATTGGTACAATTGTTTCAGTTCCGGTTAGCTTATTACTTGCACATGCATTGATTCCATTTGCGACTGTAATAAGGCAATATGGGGATCCAGTATTCTTCGTTGGAGCAATATTTTTAGCATTGATGAGTAAAAATAAATGGGGAGCACTTGTTGCCATAGTACCATTTGCTCTTCTAATCCAAGGACTTCGATATCTTTATTGGGGGATGGGTGTAGTTCCTAAAGGGACTAATGTATCTATTTCTTTCTTCTTGGGAATAACAATAGGACCTGTAATTTTAACTCTATTTGAACTTTTAAATAAAGGAAAAAGAGATAGCCTTAAAAGGTTTGAGAAGAAGGAAATTTATTTCAAGAAGGCTGAAAAGATTAAAACAGTTCCTAACCCATTTAAGATTCTAACAAGAAAAGAGACTGCTTATAGCGCTATAACCTCTTTAATTGGTTCATTGACCTTTATATTGAGTCCTGTTGGACTAACAACTTTTTTAGGAGAACTATTTTCTAGTCGAACGAAGGATCCAGTTGAAAAGGCTTCTCTTGCCATTTCTTGCATGGAGGCTTTAGCACATGCAACATATATTTCTGGAACATTGATTCCGCTTATTGCGCTGGGGATACCTCTATCGCCAATGTCACTTGGACCAGCAAATCCACTTTTTAATGCTCCGCCAGTATACACATTAAAGAATAATATGCACCACTTATTGTCTAATTCAGATTATGTATGGGCGACTCTTATTGGCGCTATAGTGGCATTAGTAATCACATATTATATTACTGTAAAATATTCGGAGCAGATTTGCAGATTTGTATTTACCAAAATACCACATGAGGCAATGCTAGGTCTGTTCTTTAGTCTGGTATTATTGCTGGCTTATATTGATGCTGGATTTGTAAATATTGCGGGAGTTCTATTAATAGGGATAGTAGGAGGAATTCTATATAGATTAGGAGTGAATTATGGGGTTCAATTTATGATACTATATTCAGCTCCATGGATCATAACAAAATTAACAGGTATTTAG
- a CDS encoding YmaF family protein, whose translation MAYEHSKGPYDDYNDFDDFNDRYADQSSQQRHDHEFLGSTQLAEENDERHNHRFAGVTGQAIPCGRSHVHRLHVNTDFFDHFHMISMTTGPAIDVGNGKHIHLVTGFTTTNDGHRHRFIFTTLIESPLT comes from the coding sequence ATGGCATATGAACACTCAAAAGGACCTTATGATGACTATAATGACTTTGATGATTTTAACGATAGATATGCTGATCAATCTAGCCAACAAAGACATGATCACGAATTCTTAGGAAGCACACAACTTGCTGAAGAAAATGATGAAAGACACAATCACCGTTTCGCAGGAGTTACAGGACAAGCTATACCATGTGGAAGATCACATGTTCATAGATTGCATGTAAACACTGACTTTTTCGATCATTTCCATATGATAAGCATGACTACTGGACCAGCAATTGACGTTGGAAATGGTAAGCACATTCATTTAGTTACTGGATTCACAACAACTAATGATGGTCATCGTCACAGATTTATATTTACAACATTAATTGAAAGTCCATTGACTTAG
- a CDS encoding 3D domain-containing protein: MCKKIFYMVLAFVITLSSGINVLASDNTEQTIAESKKSFQQLDDKIKELNAEMANVNSEMDKLNKKLNDDNQNIAKTEKEIKLTENKLEQYKKEIEENKSTLGNRLRGMYKSGLDNNYLSILLSSTDLGDFFSKLSAVEKIISLDKQLINQLNLEKETVNQSIEDLNKKNDQLKELKKETETSLKTLNEKKQQQQQLAKQFSLQKEALAAVIEANETKLISHSMTTIDSDSSSETDVRNAISTLSGLIPQISTSSVKSKAQKYLGIAKDKLSAIIASKSTSDTVISRGSNDQYKATFSMSSTAYTGGYVTAIGLKPLRSPSGISTVAVDPSVIPLGSKLFIPGYGTAIAADTGGAIRGNIVDLYFNSEAECNSWGRRSITVNIVAYPNEW, from the coding sequence ATGTGTAAAAAGATTTTTTATATGGTTTTAGCATTTGTTATTACATTAAGCTCAGGTATTAACGTACTAGCTTCAGATAATACAGAGCAAACCATAGCAGAGAGCAAAAAAAGTTTTCAGCAATTAGATGATAAGATTAAAGAACTCAATGCTGAAATGGCAAATGTTAACTCAGAAATGGACAAGCTTAATAAAAAACTTAATGACGATAACCAAAATATAGCCAAAACAGAAAAAGAAATAAAATTAACTGAAAATAAATTGGAGCAGTATAAGAAAGAAATAGAGGAGAATAAAAGCACTTTAGGGAATAGACTGAGAGGTATGTATAAAAGTGGCTTGGACAACAACTATCTTTCAATTCTTTTAAGTTCTACCGACTTAGGTGATTTCTTTTCAAAATTATCTGCTGTAGAAAAGATCATCTCATTAGATAAGCAATTAATAAATCAGCTTAACTTGGAGAAAGAAACCGTAAATCAATCAATCGAAGATTTAAATAAGAAAAATGATCAGCTTAAGGAATTAAAAAAAGAAACTGAAACAAGTTTAAAAACATTAAATGAAAAAAAACAGCAACAACAACAACTGGCAAAACAATTTTCATTGCAAAAAGAGGCTTTGGCTGCAGTAATTGAAGCCAATGAGACAAAATTAATATCCCACTCTATGACTACAATAGATTCTGACAGTTCATCTGAAACAGATGTAAGAAATGCTATCAGTACATTAAGCGGCTTGATACCTCAAATAAGTACTTCTTCTGTTAAGTCTAAAGCGCAAAAATATTTAGGTATTGCTAAGGATAAGTTGTCAGCGATTATAGCAAGCAAGTCTACTTCTGACACAGTTATATCAAGAGGCTCAAATGATCAATATAAAGCTACATTTAGTATGAGTTCCACTGCATATACTGGAGGTTATGTTACTGCAATAGGATTAAAGCCACTTCGTTCACCTTCAGGCATAAGCACAGTAGCTGTTGATCCTTCAGTAATACCACTTGGTTCAAAATTATTTATTCCAGGATACGGTACTGCTATTGCTGCTGATACTGGTGGGGCAATTCGAGGAAATATAGTAGATTTATATTTTAATTCTGAGGCTGAATGCAATTCTTGGGGAAGAAGAAGTATCACTGTTAATATAGTAGCTTATCCTAATGAGTGGTAA
- the mvaD gene encoding diphosphomevalonate decarboxylase has translation MKATAIANTNIALIKYWGKRDETLFLPMNSSLSITLDSFFTVTTVEFSKSFYKDIFFLNELQATDKESNKAFNFLNKVREFAGTNLHARISSENRVPTAAGFASSASGFAALAAAATRALGLQLSEKELSMIARQGSGSACRSIYGGFVEWQKGIRTDGKDSFAKQILNEKAWDISVLSVLLAAEQKKVSSTEGMKRTVETSPFYTGWLNTVEKDLEEAKEAINSRDFEKLGIIVEANTMKMHATMLGAKPPILYWQRGTIDVIQHIHKLRSAGIYVYFTIDAGPNVKVLCLPEDEKIVYESLLSLKDVQDVIICHPGSGIKYFE, from the coding sequence ATGAAGGCTACGGCTATAGCAAATACAAATATTGCACTAATTAAATATTGGGGAAAACGAGATGAAACACTTTTTTTACCTATGAACAGCAGTTTATCTATAACCTTAGATAGTTTCTTTACGGTAACAACTGTTGAATTTAGCAAGAGTTTTTACAAGGATATATTCTTTCTTAATGAGCTTCAGGCAACCGATAAAGAATCAAATAAAGCTTTTAACTTCCTTAATAAAGTAAGGGAGTTTGCGGGGACTAACTTACATGCTAGGATTTCTTCTGAAAATAGGGTTCCAACAGCAGCGGGTTTTGCTTCCTCGGCATCAGGCTTCGCAGCATTAGCTGCAGCAGCAACAAGAGCTCTTGGCTTACAATTAAGTGAAAAGGAGTTATCGATGATTGCTCGTCAGGGATCAGGTTCTGCTTGCAGATCAATTTATGGAGGATTTGTTGAATGGCAAAAAGGTATAAGAACAGATGGAAAGGATTCTTTTGCAAAACAGATTTTAAATGAAAAAGCTTGGGATATTAGTGTTCTTTCAGTATTATTAGCTGCAGAGCAAAAAAAGGTGTCTAGTACTGAAGGGATGAAAAGAACTGTTGAAACTTCGCCTTTTTATACTGGATGGCTCAATACAGTTGAAAAAGATCTTGAGGAAGCAAAAGAAGCAATAAATTCTAGAGATTTTGAAAAATTAGGAATTATAGTTGAAGCTAACACAATGAAGATGCATGCAACTATGCTTGGGGCAAAGCCACCAATTTTATATTGGCAAAGGGGGACTATTGATGTTATTCAACATATCCACAAGCTAAGGTCAGCAGGGATTTATGTTTACTTTACAATTGATGCTGGACCAAATGTTAAGGTTCTATGTTTACCTGAAGATGAAAAGATAGTGTACGAATCACTGTTAAGCTTGAAAGATGTTCAAGATGTTATTATATGTCACCCTGGTTCGGGGATTAAGTATTTTGAATAA